One stretch of Diabrotica undecimpunctata isolate CICGRU chromosome 5, icDiaUnde3, whole genome shotgun sequence DNA includes these proteins:
- the LOC140441987 gene encoding uncharacterized protein has protein sequence MKGIAIIALCISAVVSLPLNVIEDESGQEFVLVPVHRERRDLTWGANQNGYTLGQKGNIWSNGNHQFDGAYSGSKAWESHGLKPDSFGGRLEYTNKPTKTTAFVSADRTPGYGTDVNAGVKYNFVKEKNLNVDLTGQLSQHHGGPGGNTKPEAGVYLNFEARP, from the exons atgaAAGGTATAGCTATAATTGCTTTATGCATTTCCGCAGTCGTGTCTCTTCCTTTGAATGTCATCGAAGATGAAAGTGGCCAAGAGTTTGTTTTAGTTCCAGTACATAGAGAAAGAAG agaCTTAACCTGGGGCGCCAACCAAAATGGATACACTCTCGGTCAAAAAGGAAACATCTGGAGTAATGGTAACCACCAATTTGATGGCGCTTACTCTGGTTCGAAAGCGTGGGAATCCCATGGACTGAAACCAGATTCCTTTGGAGGTCGTTTAGAATACACCAATAAGCCCACAAAAACTACTGCCTTTGTATCCGCAGACAGGACGCCTGGATACGGTACTGATGTCAATGCTGGAGTTAAATATAACTTTGTTAAAGAAAAAAATCTTAACGTAGATTTGACAGGACAATTAAGTCAGCACCACGGTGGACCAGGTGGGAATACAAAACCCGAAGCGGGagtatatttaaattttgaagCTAGACCTTAA
- the LOC140441988 gene encoding uncharacterized protein, giving the protein MKGIAIIALCISAVVSLPLDVIEDESGQEYVLVPVHRERRDLTWGANQNGYTLGQKGNIWSNGNHQIDGAYTGSKAWDSHGLKPDSFGGRVEYTNNPSKTTAFVSADRTPGYGTDVNAGVKYNFVKDKHLNVDLTGQYSQHHGGPGGNGKPEAGVFLNFEARP; this is encoded by the exons aTGAAAGGTATAGCTATCATTGCTTTATGCATTTCCGCAGTCGTTTCTCTTCCTTTGGATGTCATTGAAGACGAAAGTGGACAAGAATATGTTTTAGTTCCAGTCCATAGAGAAAGAAG AGATTTAACCTGGGGCGCCAACCAAAATGGATACACTCTTGGTCAAAAAGGAAACATTTGGAGTAATGGTAATCACCAAATCGACGGTGCTTACACTGGTTCGAAAGCTTGGGATTCTCATGGACTAAAACCAGATTCTTTTGGAGGACGTGTAGAGTATACCAATAATCCATCAAAAACTACTGCCTTTGTATCCGCAGACAGGACGCCTGGATACGGTACTGATGTCAACGCTGGAGTTAAATACAATTTTGTTAAAGACAAACATCTTAACGTAGATTTAACAGGACAATATAGCCAGCATCATGGTGGGCCTGGTGGGAATGGCAAACCCGAAGCGGGAGTATTCTTAAACTTTGAAGCGAGACCCTAA